In the genome of Massilia sp. UMI-21, the window CGTGGCCAGCGCCGGGTTGCCGGGCGCCGGGTAGCTGATCCGGTAGGTATGCGGGGGGAAGCCGCCGTAGTCGTAGATCATGCCGGGTGCGCTCCCCGACGAGACCATGAAGCCGGGCGTTTCCCAGTGACTGCTCACGACCAGCACCGAGCGTACCGCATCGCCGTGGGCCTGGCGGATGGCCGCCAGCGAGGCTGCGAGTTTGTCGTAGGCGCTGCCGACCTGGTCCTTCATCCAGGGCCAGGGACCGCCGCCGTGCGAGACGAAATAGGTAGGGAGGCGCATGGGTGCTCCGATGCTGTCGTCGACGCACCCATGGTAGCGGATCGCGCGGATCAGCGTGCGGCAGGGGCGCGCGCCAGCGCCATCAGCGCGAACAGGCGCGCGCAGCGCATCCAGGCCAGCGCCAGCACCGCCAGCTGGGTCAGCAGCAAGCCTGCCAGGAAACTGCCCGCCCCGAGGGCCGGGACGTTCAGCCGGGCCACGGCGAGCGCGCCGGCCAGGCCCAGCCCGAACACGCTGATGCCGCCATACACGCCGAACAGGGCGAGTGGACGGCGCGCGAGCAGTCCCAGCCCGGCGGCCCAGGCCAGCACCGCCGAGCTGCGGCGGCGGTCGAGCGCCAGTACGGCGCGCCCGGCGTCGAGCGTCGCATGGGCCAGCAGCAGGAGCAGGCCGGTGACCAGCGCGGCGGCCAGCGCCGCGTTGTCCGCCGTGGATGCGAGCACGGCATCGGGCTGCTCGGCGACCTTGCCCACCATCGCGCCCAGCATAGCCGCGGCGCCGAGCGGAACGATGGCCCACCCCAGCATGCGCAGCAGGCGCCCGTATTCGCGCACGCCGCCGGCCGCCAGCGCCGCGAAACCGAGCGGCGCCGGCGCGCGGGCGGCCGTGATGGCCGCGCCGGTCAGGAGCGGCGACAGCAGCAGCGTCATCGCCAGCGCCACGATGCCGCCGCCGGCCAGGGCCGAGGCATGCTGGCTGTGCAGGCTGATCACGTCCGTAATGGCGACCAGGTCGAGGCGCCGGGCCAGCGCCGGCGCACCCACGCTGCGGTCGAAGGCGGCGCCGAACATGCGCCAGAACGGCAGTGCGGCGACCAGGGACGGCAGCAGCAGTGCCAGCAGCCACAGCAGCATCAGGCGCCATTGCAGGGCCGGGCGCATCGCCTGCAGCAGGCCGGCGCGGCCTTGCACGGCGGCGGCGGCGGATGGCGCCTGCGGCGCGAACGGATCGGAAACGGTGGTCATGGTCGTCATACGGTGGCGATCAGCGACAGGATGAGTTGGAAGAAGGCCGCCAGGTCGCCCGTCCAGCGGGTCGAGGCGCTGCGGTCGGGCTCGATGCTGCGGCTGTCGTCGAGCTTGTTAACGTCGAGGTAGTGCTTGCGGCGCGGGTCCAGTTCGGCCGATACGGCGCGGGCCGGCTTGACCCAGCTGAAGCTGCGCCATTTTTCGTCGGCCGAGGCGGCGCGCCAGTCCACGCTTTCGCTGCTGCCGTCCGCGAAGTGCACCACCAGCGTCTGCGGTACGGCGGCGCCGTCGCGGCGCACGGTCACCCTGGTGCGCCAGGGGAAGGGCCCCAGGCCTTTTCCGGCATGCGGGTGGGCCTTGTCCCACGCGGCGCGGGTGGCGGCGATGCGCTTGTCCACCTCCGCTTGCGAGACTTCGATGCGCTTGCCGTCGACCAGGCGGGTGCCGGCCAGCGGCAGTTCTTCCTCGCTCGACAGCGTCGCAACTTTGTCGTCGACGCGCGCCGCCGCATAGACCTGTTGCGCGAACACCTGTTCGACGACGGCACGCTCGCCGCTGCCCTCGGCCAGCGCCTCGCGCAGGTCGGCGATGCTCGGGTGGCGGAACTTCCAGCGCCGGTAGTACTCGCGGAAGCCGCGCTCGATGGCCGCGCTGCCGATGCGTTCTTCCAGGTCGCGCATCACGAGCGCCGTGCGGGTGTACACCGGGCCGATGCCCTGCAGGCGCTGCCAGGCGTTCTGGCCCGGCGCGTCGAGCGGCCGCTCGCGCGGCGTGCCCATGCGCTGCACGTCGAAGGGCGCGAAGGCCGGATCGATGCCGATCCGCTTCAGGAAGCCCGGCGCCGGGTGGACCTGCTGGCGCCGCGCGCGCATCATCCGGCTTTCCCAATACGCGTTCAGGCCTTCGTCGAGCATCGGTTCCTCGAACTCGTTGCTGGCCAGGATGCCGTAGAAGTAGCCATGCCCGAACTCGTGGATCGTCACCGCGTCGAGTTCGTACTCCTGCAGCGATTTTTCCGGCACCGCGGCATGGCCGGAGGCGGTGATGAAGGTGGGGTATTCCATGCCGCCGGCTTCTTCCGCGTTGTAGGGCGGGATCACCACGGTGAGCGTGCGGTAGGGGTAGGGGCCGAGCGCGCGCGAGAAATAGGCCAGCGAATCCTTGGCCGCCTTCATGGCCGGCTTGGCGCTGGCCTCGTACTCGGGCGGATACAGCACCTGGACCGTCACGGTCGGGCTGCCCGGACCGGTCCAGGTTTCCACCAGCGGCGGCGCGCTGCGCTTGTCGGCGGTCCAGGCGAAGTCGTGGACGTCGTGCTGCACGTAGCGATGGGTGCGCATGCCGTTCTTCTCGACCGGCGCACCCTGCAGTTCGCCGGTGGCGCCGACGGTATAGTCCTTCGGGACCGTCAGGCGCACGTCGTAGCTGCCGAAATCGGCGTAGAACTCCGATTCCATATGAAATTCGTGCGCATTCCAGCGCGGCGCGGTGGCGCCGCGTTCGCCCGGCAGTTCGAGCACCGCGATCTTCGGGAACCACTGCGCCACCAGGTGGAAGCTGCCGACGTGGCCGGTGCGCGCGATCACGCGCGGCAACTGGGTGCTGAAGGCGATGTCGAGCGTGGTGCTGGCGCCCGGCGCCACCGGCGCCGGCAGGTCGAAGCGCGCCACCGTGTGGTCGGTGATTGGCCCGCGGTCGGGCTGGACGAAGCGCCAGGGCACCGCTGCGCCGCCCTGCTGCACGCTGCGCAGGGCGATGTGGCCCCAGTCGCCGTCGCCCGCGTCCACGCCGCTGCGGAAACCCTCGCCGCGCAGGCGCTGCTCGGTGAAGAAGCTGCTGCCCTGGCCCTCGAAGGCGTTCATGTAGAGATGGACGTAGACGCTGCGCACCGGCACCGCGCTGCGGTTGCGCCAGCTGAGCTGCTGGCGGCCGGTGACCAGGTGCTTGTCCGGGTCGAGGGTGGCGTCGATGCGGTAGCTCACCACCCGGTCGGACAGGGTGGCGTGCTCGCCGTTGCGAATGCCGCCCCAGGCATCAGGACTGCTGGGCACGGTCACGGCGGCGGCGTCGGGCGCGGCCAGGGCGATGCCGTCGGGTGAAGGCGGCATGGCCGGCGCCGGGGCGTCCGCCCGGGCCCACCACGCCGAGGCGGCGCCGGCGGCGAGCAGTGCGGCGCCAAGCAAGGCGCGCAAGCCTGGTCGGCTGATTGGTATCTGCATGCGGGACTCCCCTGGTCGATGTTGTTTTTGTATGAACACGACTATATCCGGAAGAGCGGCAAATTTCCACGCGTTTAGGATAGAAGCACGAATAATGGCGACGGAAGGCGGGGAAAGCTTGTCAGGTTATAATTCTTGCGTTCTGGTGCCCGCGCATGTGCTCCGCATGCGCAGTTAAACGGGAAACACGAGGCGAAGGCGCTACGCGCTGCTGCCGAGATGTGCTGCCCCCGCAACGGTCAACAAGCATCGCGCTCGTCCGAGCGCGATAGGCTGCTCCAAAAACCACTGTGCGTTCGCGCATAGGAAGGTGGGGCAGTCGGTCTTGTAAGCCCGGATACCGGCCAGACAGGTGGAAGCGCCTGCGTGCTCGATGCACGCCGGGGCTTTCGTTGAACTCCGGTGTGCGGGGACGCAGGCCGGTGCCATTACCGAGAACATCCAACATGAAATCTGCTGTCGTTCCACGCAGCGCGCCGGCCATCAAGCCGCTCGCGCTGGCCTGCGCGCTGTCGCTGTCGCTGTCCAGCTTCGCCCCACATGCGTTCGCGCAGGAAGGCTTTCCATCGATCGTCATCACCGGCGCGCGCTTCCCGGCCCAGGCCGCCAGCGCGCCGATCGGCGCCACCGTCATCACGCGCGATGACATCCGCCGTGCCGGCGCCACCGACGTCAATGCCGCGATCCGCAAGCTCGGCGGCGTCTACGGCCGCCAGAGCCTGGATGCCTCGCCCGACTTCGCGCTCGACCTGCGCGGCTTCGGTGCCAACAGCGCCCAGAACCTGGTGATCCTGGTCGACGGCGTGCGCCTCAACGAGAACGAGCTGGCCAATGCGGTCCTGTCGAGCATTCCGGTCGATATCGTCGAGCGCATCGAGATCGGGCGCGGCGGCAGCAGCGTCTTGTGGGGCGAAGGCGCAACCGGCGGCGTGATCAACATCATCACGCGCCGTGGCGTCCAGCAGGGCACCCACGGTTCGCTGTTCGCGGAAGCCGGGCGCTATGATGTGAGCAATGCGGATGCGCACGACCTGCGCGCCTCGGTCAGCCATGGCGCCGGCCCGCTGTCCTTCGATTTGGCGGTGGCCGACCGCGGCACCGACAACTACCGCGCCAACAGCGCGTTCAGGCAGAAGACCGCGAGCGGCGGCATCCAGTACCGCTACGGCGCCGGCCGCGCCGGGCTGCGCTTCGAGCGTTCGGAGCAGGACGCGCGCTTCCCGGGTTCGCTGACCGAGGAGCAGTTCCTGGCCAATCCGCGCCAGAGCGTCACGCCCGACGACTTCGGCACCCTCGACACCGACCGCATCAGCGCCTTCGCGGAACACCGCATCGGTGGCCTCGAACTGGCCGCCGAGCTGTCGCGCCGCGCGCGCGAGGTGACTGCCAACTACTTCTACCTGTTCAACGGCAGCAAGACCGCATCGCGCTCGCGTTACGACGCCAGCCAGACCCAGTTCTCGCCGCGCCTGCGCCACACCGGCGCCGATGGCGACAAGCGCAACGAACTGGTGGCCGGCATCGACCTGGTGCGCTGGGACCGCCAGACCGAATCCGATTTTTCGCTCGGCGACGCCGGGCAGGACTCGCAGGCCGTCTACCTGCGCAACGAGCTCGTGTGGAACGCCCCGCAGGCCGGGCTGCACAACGCGCGCCTGGCCATCGGCGGCCGCCACGAGCGCTTCACCAAGGAGTATTCGGACCCGCTGGCCTACCCGCCGGTCGCCGGCGAGCACCGCAGGCAGTCGATCAATGCCTGGACGCTGGAAGGCAGCGTCGACCCGATGCCGCAGCTGACGTTGTTCGCCAGGCTGGGACGCAGCTACCGGATCGCCAACGTGGACGAGAACAGCCTGCGCGCGGGCCCGGAAGTATTGGCGCCGCAGACCTCGCGCGACCTCGAGCTGGGCGTCACCGCAGGCAGTAGCGAGCGCCAGCTCAGCGCGCGCCTGTTCCGCCACCGCCTGCGCAACGAGATCTTCTACGACCCGACCATCGGCTGGGGCGCCAACACCAACCTCGACCCGACCCGCCGCCAGGGCATCGAATTCGAGGGCCGCTACGCCTTGCGCCAGGACCTGCGCCTGAGCGGCCAGTGGCAGCGCGTGGACGCCGAATTCACCGGCGGCTCGAACGCCGGCCGCGAGATGGTGCTGGTGCCGCAGAATGTCGTCACCGCGCGCCTGGCC includes:
- a CDS encoding TonB-dependent receptor, with the translated sequence MKSAVVPRSAPAIKPLALACALSLSLSSFAPHAFAQEGFPSIVITGARFPAQAASAPIGATVITRDDIRRAGATDVNAAIRKLGGVYGRQSLDASPDFALDLRGFGANSAQNLVILVDGVRLNENELANAVLSSIPVDIVERIEIGRGGSSVLWGEGATGGVINIITRRGVQQGTHGSLFAEAGRYDVSNADAHDLRASVSHGAGPLSFDLAVADRGTDNYRANSAFRQKTASGGIQYRYGAGRAGLRFERSEQDARFPGSLTEEQFLANPRQSVTPDDFGTLDTDRISAFAEHRIGGLELAAELSRRAREVTANYFYLFNGSKTASRSRYDASQTQFSPRLRHTGADGDKRNELVAGIDLVRWDRQTESDFSLGDAGQDSQAVYLRNELVWNAPQAGLHNARLAIGGRHERFTKEYSDPLAYPPVAGEHRRQSINAWTLEGSVDPMPQLTLFARLGRSYRIANVDENSLRAGPEVLAPQTSRDLELGVTAGSSERQLSARLFRHRLRNEIFYDPTIGWGANTNLDPTRRQGIEFEGRYALRQDLRLSGQWQRVDAEFTGGSNAGREMVLVPQNVVTARLAWTPTGRLGGHSADLGAQWVDSQRYGSDFSNGCGARIPSYTTIDARYAYRTGGWEAAFSALNLADRQYYSNAFGCRAGIYPSDGRQLKLSLRYDF
- a CDS encoding M1 family metallopeptidase, translating into MQIPISRPGLRALLGAALLAAGAASAWWARADAPAPAMPPSPDGIALAAPDAAAVTVPSSPDAWGGIRNGEHATLSDRVVSYRIDATLDPDKHLVTGRQQLSWRNRSAVPVRSVYVHLYMNAFEGQGSSFFTEQRLRGEGFRSGVDAGDGDWGHIALRSVQQGGAAVPWRFVQPDRGPITDHTVARFDLPAPVAPGASTTLDIAFSTQLPRVIARTGHVGSFHLVAQWFPKIAVLELPGERGATAPRWNAHEFHMESEFYADFGSYDVRLTVPKDYTVGATGELQGAPVEKNGMRTHRYVQHDVHDFAWTADKRSAPPLVETWTGPGSPTVTVQVLYPPEYEASAKPAMKAAKDSLAYFSRALGPYPYRTLTVVIPPYNAEEAGGMEYPTFITASGHAAVPEKSLQEYELDAVTIHEFGHGYFYGILASNEFEEPMLDEGLNAYWESRMMRARRQQVHPAPGFLKRIGIDPAFAPFDVQRMGTPRERPLDAPGQNAWQRLQGIGPVYTRTALVMRDLEERIGSAAIERGFREYYRRWKFRHPSIADLREALAEGSGERAVVEQVFAQQVYAAARVDDKVATLSSEEELPLAGTRLVDGKRIEVSQAEVDKRIAATRAAWDKAHPHAGKGLGPFPWRTRVTVRRDGAAVPQTLVVHFADGSSESVDWRAASADEKWRSFSWVKPARAVSAELDPRRKHYLDVNKLDDSRSIEPDRSASTRWTGDLAAFFQLILSLIATV